Proteins encoded together in one Penicillium digitatum chromosome 1, complete sequence window:
- a CDS encoding Glycoside hydrolase, family 1 translates to MRAPFISLAALAVSVQAQEVYVTTTGYSARSQCTQSDVPPDYRFQPFSYTLNETVRYATSVPSPTTTRKYAPPYTDIAKDLTTSWSTSTWGSWVPGQTSISATDTKDPYGQVAWSSMWLQADLHNYTTTGLFSTTVSPTPVPSSELVFPPRDYFGPTDCYNFPKDFIFGVAGSAAQIEGAIGLDGRGPSLLEKLEPDSKPKDYITNENYFLYKQDIQRLAAIGVEYYSFTIPWTRILPFALPGTPVNQQAIDHYNDVIDTVLDAGMKPVVTMLHFDSPLMFVASDNITKHPDIGYNNGGYQNETFVDAFVNYGKILLSHYADRVPIWVTFNEPLLYAFNFKGADHVVKAHAQIYHFYHDTLKATGKIGIKFNDNFGVPQDPKNSSHVLAADRFQEMQLGIFANPIFLGKQYPKSVLETLPGAKPLSKSELNHIHNTSDFFGIDPYTATVVSPADEGFKACAANRSSSNELFPYCVKQETKNIYGWNIGYRSGSYVYITPTHLREYLFYLWNTFRTPILVSEFGFPVHAEAEREELSDQLFDSPRSVYYLSFMSEILKSIYEDGVHVMGALAWSFVDNWEFGDYAQQFGIQAVNRTTQQRYYKKSFFDLVDFVKTRHLNKD, encoded by the exons ATGCGAGCACCGTTCATCTCACTTGCGGCTTTGGCTGTGTCTGTACAGGCACAGGAAGTATACGTGACAACAACCGGTTACTCGGCTAGATCACAATGTACACAATCAGATGTGCCCCCAGATTACCGCTTTCAGCCATTCTCCTATACCTTGAATGAGACAGTGCG ATATGCAACCTCGGTTCCTTCCCCGACGACAACACGGAAATATGCCCCACCTTATACAGACATTGCCAAGGATTTGACCACTAGCTGGTCAACCTCAACCTGGGGTAGTTGGGTTCCAGGGCAAACCAGTATCAGCGCAACTGACACGAAGGACCCATATGGACAAGTAGCATGGTCCTCGATGTGGCTACAGGCAGATCTTCACAACTAC ACCACCACTGGATTATTCTCAACAACTGTTAGTCCCACACCTGTGCCCAGCAGTGAGCTAGTCTTTCCACCACGCGACTATTTTGGCCCCACCGACTGCTATAATTTCCCCAAAGACTTTATCTTTGGAGTTGCAGGAAGTGCGGCCCAAATTGAAGGTGCAATTGGGTTGGATGGTCGGGGGCCCTCGTTGTTGGAGAAATTAGAACCCGACAGCAAGCCAAAGGACTACATCACCAACGAAAACTATTTCTTGTATAAGCAAGATATACAGCGACTGGCTGCAATAGGTGTGGAGTATTATAGCTTTACAATTCCCTGGACGCGGATTTTGCCCTTTGCTCTGCCAGGAACACCTGTCAATCAACAAGCCATTGATCACTATAATGACGTGATTGACACAGTGCTAGATGCAGGAATGAAG CCAGTGGTTACAATGCTTCATTTCGACAGTCCTTTGATGTTTGTCGCCAGCGATAATATCACGAAACACCCAGACATTGGCTACAACAATGGCGGTTATCAGAATGAAACTTTTGTCGACGCTTTTGTCAACTATGGAAAG ATTCTGCTCTCTCATTATGCAGACCGAGTCCCAATATGGGTGACCTTCAATGAGCCCCTGCTTTACGCATTCAATTTCAAAGGAGCGGACCACGTTGTCAAGGCACATGCTCAGATCTATCACTTCTATCATGATACATTGAAGGCTACAGGGAAAATTGGGATAAAGTTCAATGATAACTTTGGAGTGCCTCAAGATCCGAAAAATTCTAGCCATGTCCTGGCAGCTGATCGCTTCCAAGAAATGCAACTGGGTATCTTCGCAaacccaatcttcttgggtAAGCAATATCCAAAGTCCGTGTTAGAAACACTCCCGGGAGCCAAGCCTTTGAGCAAATCCGAACTGAACCACATCCACAACACATCCGACTTTTTCGGGATCGATCCGTACACCGCTACGGTAGTTTCTCCGGCCGATGAAGGCTTCAAGGCTTGCGCTGCCAATCGATCAAGTTCGAATGAGCTTTTCCCATATTGCGTCAAGCAAGAAACAAAGAATATCTACGGATGGAACATTGGGTATCGCTCTGGGTCCTACGTCTATATTACACCGACGCATTTACGAGAATATCTCTTCTATCTGTGGAACACTTTTAGAACCCCAATTCTGGTGTCAGAATTTGGGTTTCCGGTACACGCAGAAGCAGAACGGGAGGAGCTCTCTGATCAGCTTTTTGACTCTCCACGCAGTGTCTATTATCTTTCCTTCATGTCTGAAATTCTCAAGTCAATATATGAAGATGGTGTGCATGTTATGGGAGCCCTTGCTTGGAGTTTCGTCGACAATTGGGAATTTGGAGACTACGCGCAGCAATTTGGCATTCAAGCGGTCAATCGTACAACCCAGCAGCGATACTACAAGAAGAGCTTCTTTGACCTGGTTGATTTTGTGAAAACTCGACACCTGAACAAAGATTGA
- a CDS encoding Mediator of RNA polymerase II transcription subunit 17 yields the protein MADSFTLPLRPIPEKRDRPDTLPVEIAQINNQWGSFREVNEDLLRNKILEEEEKDGLNEVDESDQDATDLDSTERLEQLYKRRAEITQFAMQAHMETMFALDFVSLLLSKQAPRQAETSMSAFLKQVAPLGSLNSEVVNPPPKPESTTKDVSAVSRGWRIQNFNAAANKLLQAAFRLETEVASETRYWNEVLAVKDRGWKLSRLPREKQALGVQYGFLEATPVFRDRGLASLSRAEDGALILDEGLIPPKTRFVRVQVIQDGRLSGISKPTRSTFNSDGLIENRILQARDTVYEEELFHELVREARAIASFGVTTRQNLIQIPASDDIEILLDLVDTDEDASEHEHDISQQGTSLAEGLAHTIRILLAYAHRQNLRRRTLLPPPLTPKMRSVPEHHLIRPALAYIKHMSHVRWLQSFLNDLFGVLQSADLKPPAYTSRVFSTGRRRQTSSAPAVETLVGQFLTPLLSTFNGKILTPRGSFSIAIHTNLSSPPFGTTFDVSFNMPKYQDLESPGKLHHREEVEAAITHLLMLDVVFTISSNNSLSNSESDKDKANGTWEAIYPEHGELLIPSKSEKRKKMKIALSRHELSLEIYTVRCIDGTGRGNWEKPSHHSMSHTWKQSSIAESFKQFSLMDYVSTQVPRS from the exons ATGGCTGACTCGTTCACCTTGCCTTTGCGCCCCATCCCCGAGAAACGTGATCGTCCGGACACCTTGCCCGTGGAGATCGCGCAAATCAACAATCAGTGGGGCTCTTTTCGCGAAGTGAATGAAGATCTTCTTCGAAACAAGATCCtcgaggaggaagaaaaagatggCCTGAATGAGGTAGACGAGAGTGACCAAGATGCGACCGATCTTGACTCGACGGAGCGTTTGGAACAACTGTACAAGCGGCGTGCTGAGATCACCCAGTTCGCCAT GCAAGCTCACATGGAGACCATGTTCGCCCTCGACTTCGTCTCCCTTTTGCTCTCCAAGCAGGCCCCGCGTCAGGCGGAAACCTCCATGTCGGCCTTCCTCAAACAAGTCGCACCTCTGGGTTCGCTCAATTCCGAAGTCGTGAACCCCCCTCCGAAGCCGGAATCTACAACCAAAGATGTATCAGCAGTGTCAAGAGGCTGGCGAATCCAAAATTTCAACGCAGCCGCAAACAAGCTTCTACAGGCCGCATTCAGACTTGAAACCGAAGTCGCGTCGGAGACTCGATATTGGAATGAGGTGCTGGCTGTGAAGGACAGAGGATGGAAACTTTCCCGTCTCCCACGCGAAAAGCAAGCGCTAGGCGTGCAATATGGGTTCCTTGAAG CTACGCCGGTTTTTCGCGACCGTGGTCTTGCTTCCTTAAGCCGAGCTGAGGATGGAGCGTTAATATTGGATGAAGGCTTGATCCCCCCTAAAACCCGTTTTGTCAGGGTACAAGTGATACAGGATGGTCGGCTCTCGGGAATCTCTAAACCGACCCGTTCCACCTTCAACAGTGATGGATTGATTGAGAATCGTATTCTGCAAGCGCGTGATACTGTCTATGAAGAGGAGCTATTCCATGAGCTTGTCCGAGAAGCCCGGGCGATCGCGAGCTTTGGCGTTACAACGCGTCAGAATCTCATTCAAATTCCTGCTTCCGATGACATCGAGATTTTACTGGACTTGGTTGACACTGATGAAGACGCCTCAGAACACGAACATGATATTTCACAGCAAGGAACTTCTCTTGCAGAGGGCTTGGCACATACGATCCGGATACTTTTGGCGTATGCCCATCGTCAAAACTTGCGCCGTCGGACTTTACTTCCGCCGCCTTTGACCCCGAAAATGCGATCTGTTCCTGAGCACCACCTTATTCGGCCAGCCCTGGCTTACATCAAGCACATGTCCCATGTACGCTGGCTTCAGTCATTTCTGAACGACCTTTTTGGTGTTTTGCAATCGGCAGATTTGAAACCTCCAGCGTACACCTCAAGGGTCTTTTCGACAGGGAGACGGAGACAGACCTCTTCTGCTCCAGCAGTGGAGACTCTCGTTGGGCAGTTCCTTACCCCCTTACTGTCTACATTCAATGGGAAAATTTTGACACCTCGGGGCTCTTTCTCAATCGCTATTCACACCAACCTTTCCTCACCACCATTCGGCACCACCTTTGATGTGTCATTCAACATGCCCAAGTACCAGGACCTTGAGTCCCCTGGTAAACTTCATCACAGGGAAGAAGTGGAAGCCGCCATCACCCATCTCTTGATGCTTGATGTTGTTTTCACTATCTCATCCAACAACAGTTTATCTAATTCTGAGTCTGACAAGGACAAAGCGAATGGCACCTGGGAAGCAATTTACCCCGAACATGGTGAACTTCTGATCCCTTCCAAATCAGAAAAAcgaaagaagatgaagattgcTCTGTCTCGTCATGAATTGTCTCTCGAGATCTACACCGTGCGCTGTATCGACGGAACCGGGCGTGGGAATTGGGAAAAGCCTTCTCACCATTCAATGTCGCATACTTGGAAACAATCTTCTATCGCTGAATCGTTCAAGCAGTTTTCTTTGATGGATTATGTGTCCACCCAGGTACCACGATCGTGA
- a CDS encoding FAD dependent oxidoreductase, which yields MTLRSDLLRSFNIPSQYPHGRIDRKSSLLYVLVTADPGLPRPNPTESYWQHIPHALANVQSSELPTVRDFAIIGSGITGLSVARSLLERHPTATVTVLEARALCSGATGRNGGQMAANAGEQYMNLAETHGVETAGNIVDFTFRNLEKMQELIEEYDAVELSEMQRMQKLRVFLTQGKFDDFKKSIARLEMDHPSKKALYTILDADAVLKEYGIHGASGGALLPAGTVWPYRLVTKVFAALLEKHSGRLTIETFTPVESVEHISTLASPVKCTHPYALHTSRGPIRARTVVHYTNGYSGHLLPHIRGLVHPFKGTMTVQDSQNAVSNQGTTVSWGFHYPPSYDPETQRLGYGLYYLGQSAKTGYFYFGGEHARFEESVSADDSFVTDHSVKHLEGALPRFFGKDDTSNWRLVSSWSGIMGYSSDGLPMVGRLSPKLTGREGDGEWIAAAFNGYGMANSLISGEALALMILGEDMSDWLPVAYGLGEKRLRETITVPEAVKALSSKL from the exons ATGACCCTGCGCAGCGACCTTCTGAGATCTTTTAATATACCATCACAATACCCCCATGGTAGAATAGACAGGAAATCCTCGCTCTTATACGT CCTCGTTACGGCTGACCCAGGCCTACCGCGGCCCAATCCCACCGAATCATACTGGCAGCACATTCCGCATGCTCTTGCCAATGTCCAATCCTCGGAATTGCCTACTGTCCGAGATTTTGCGATCATTGGATCCGGCATCACGGGTCTATCGGTAGCTAGATCCCTCTTGGAACGCCACCCTACTGCCACAGTAACCGTTCTGGAAGCCCGGGCCCTCTGTTCGGGTGCGACTGGGCGCAATGGGGGACAGATGGCTGCGAATGCCGGAGAGCAGTATATGAATCTTGCAGAGACTCATGGGGTTGAAACGGCAGGCAATATTGTGGATTTCACATTCCGCAATTTAGAGAAGATGCAAGAATTGATAGAAGAATATGATGCCGTGGAGTTGAGCGAAATGCAACGTATGCAGAAGCTGCGAGTGTTCTTGACACAGGGGAAGTTTGATGACTTCAAGAAAAGTATCGCGCGTTTGGAAATGGATCATCCATCCAAGAAAGCGCTGTATACAATTTTGGATGCGGATGCTGTGCTCAAG GAGTACGGAATTCATGGCGCATCTGGAGGAGCGCTGCTTCCTGCTGGAACAGTATGGCCATATCGTCTCGTCACCAAAGTTTTCGCAGCACTTTTGGAAAAACATTCAGGTCGCCTAACAATTGAGACATTTACACCAGTTGAATCTGTTGAGCACATTTCAACACTTGCCTCACCCGTCAAATGTACCCATCCGTATGCATTGCACACTTCTCGTGGCCCAATACGAGCACGGACTGTAGTTCATTACACCAATGGCTACAGCGGACATCTCCTTCCTCACATAAGAGGACTTGTCCATCCTTTCAAAGGCACAATGACAGTCCAAGATTCGCAGAATGCTGTGTCGAATCAAGGCACGACTGTGTCATGGGGTTTCCATTACCCTCCATCCTACGATCCAGAAACCCAACGTCTTGGATATGGGCTGTACTACCTAGGACAGAGTGCAAAGACCGGTTATTTCTACTTCGGTGGCGAGCATGCGCGGTTCGAGGAGTCGGTGTCTGCGGATGACAGTTTTGTGACCGATCACTCTGTTAAACACTTAGAAGGCGCCCTCCCGCGATTCTTTGGCAAAGACGACACATCCAATTGGCGTCTGGTCAGTTCGTGGAGTGGAATTATGGGTTACTCCTCTGACGGTCTGCCAATGGTCGGACGATTGTCACCGAAGTTGACAGGCCGGGAAGGTGATGGCGAATGGATTGCTGCAGCATTCAATGGATATGGTATGGCCAACAGCCTGATAAGTGGCGAGGCGTTGGCTTTGATGATATTGGGTGAAGATATGAGCGATTGGCTCCCAGTTGCGTATGGACTGGGCGAAAAGAGACTTCGAGAGACGATCACAGTCCCAGAGGCCGTCAAAGCACTGAGCTCGAAGTTATGA
- a CDS encoding fungal specific transcription factor: MKLSAMIFTVFALASTGIAAKTCTPSFDYCSDVLLQDKGFTEADLKDALKGSDLENEDLENILFHCKNPGDIGHPKLCTSGCENPATEGSHSCSA, encoded by the exons ATGAAACTCTCGGCCATGATTTTTACAGTTTTTGCACTGGCCTCAACTGGTATTGCAGCGAAGACATGCACCCCTAGCTTTGATTATTGCTCCGACGTCCTGCTCCAAGATAAAG GGTTCACTGAGGCCGATCTGAAGGATGCTTTGAAGGGATCAGATCTAGAGAACGAGGATCTCGAGAACATTTTGTTCCATTGCAAGAACCCCGGTGATATTGGACACCCCAAGCTCTGCACAAGCGGGTGTGAAAACCCAGCCACAGAGGGTAGCCACTCGTGCTCAGC CTGA
- a CDS encoding 6-phosphofructokinase: MEPIKIATQPAKRRRIGVLTSGGDAPGMNGAVRAVVRMAIHCDCEAYAIFEGYEGLVNGGNMIRQLHWEDVRGWLSRGGTLIGSARSLAFRERVGRMKAAKNMVLKGIDALVVCGGDGSLTGADVFRAEWPSLLADLIASGELSPQQVEPYKVLNIVGLVGSIDNDMSGTDATIGCYSSLTRICDAVDDVFDTAFSHQRGFVIEVMGRHCGWLALMSAISTGADWMFLPEMPPQDGWEDDMCSVITKNRTERGKRRTIVIVAEGAQDRQLNKVSSSKIKDILTDRLGLDTRVTILGHTQRGGAACAYDRWLSTLQGVEAVRAVLEMSPESPSPVITIRENKIMRTPLMEAVQATKDVAAKIDKKDFEEAIKLRDPEFKEYYNAYLTTATQDDPKKILPVGKRMRIAIIHVGAPAGGMNQATRAAVAYCLTRGHTPLAIHNGFPGLCRHHDDQPVSSVREVTWLEADSWVNEGGSDIGTNRSLPSADMEKTAKCFELYKFDALFVVGGFEAFTAVSELRQARAKYDAFKIPLVVLPATISNNVPGTEYSLGSDTCLNTLIDFCDAIRQSASSSRRRVFVIETQGGKSGYIATTAGLAVGAVAVYIPEEGVDIKMLSRDIDFLRDNFIRDKGANRAGKIILRNECASGTYTTQVIADIIKEEAKGRFESRAAVPGHFQQGGKPSPMDRVRALRMAIRCMQHIEGYANKSGDEIAADHFSTAVIGVKGSHVLFSPMGGETGLETTETDWVRRRPKSEFWLELQDVVNVLSGRTHASTNETWSCYENPSTVRSVPSVPSSP, from the exons ATGGAGCCCATCAAGATTGCCACTCAGCCGGCTAAGAGACGCCGCATCGGTGTTCTCACCTCTGGTGGAGATGCTCCCGGTATGAACGGTGCCGTGCGGGCTGTTGTCCGTATGGCAATTCATTGCGACTGCGAAGCCTATGCCATTTTTGAAGGATACGAAGGACTGGTCAATGGCGGCAACATGATCCGCCAGCTACACTGGGAGGATGTCCGTGGCTGGTTGTCCCGTGGTGGTACCCTGATCGGCTCTGCCCGCAGCTTGGCATTCCGTGAGCGTGTTGGCCGTATGAAGGCTGCGAAGAACATGGTCTTGAAGGGTATCGACGCACTAGTCGTCTGCGGTGGTGACGGTAGTTTGACTGGTGCTGATGTCTTCCGTGCCGAGTGGCCCAGCTTGTTGGCAGACCTCATTGCCTCCGGGGAGTTGTCACCTCAGCAGGTGGAACCCTACAAAGTGTTGAACATTGTGGGCCTGGTTGGTTCGATTGACAATGACATGTCTGGAACAGATGCCACTATCGGTTGCTATTCGTCCTTGACCCGTATCTGTGATGCCGTCGACGATGTCTTCGATACTGCATTCTCCCATCAGCGTGGTTTCGTCATTGAGGTGATGGGCCGACACTGTGGATGGCTTGCCTTAATGTCCGCCATCAGTACAGGTGCAGACTGGATGTTCCTCCCTGAGATGCCCCCCCAGGATGGTTGGGAGGATGATATGTGCTCCGTGATCACCAAG AACCGAACCGAACGCGGAAAGCGCCGTACGATCGTTATTGTCGCCGAGGGAGCCCAGGATCGCCAGTTGAACAAGGTCTCAAGCTCAAAAATCAAGGATATTCTCACAGATCGGCTGGGACTGGACACTCGAGTCACCATTCTAGGCCATACCCAGCGAGGTGGTGCGGCGTGCGCGTACGACCGCTGGCTGTCAACTCTGCAGGGTGTGGAGGCTGTTCGTGCCGTGCTAGAAATGTCGCCCGAGTCACCTTCACCAGTTATCACCATCCGCGAAAACAAGATCATGCGCACCCCTCTGATGGAAGCAGTTCAAGCAACGAAAGATGTGGCAGCAAAGATTGACAAGAAAGACTTTGAGGAGGCCATAAAGCTTCGCGATCCTGAATTTAAGGAGTACTACAACGCGTACTTGACCACCGCGACCCAGGACGACCCAAAGAAGATTCTTCCAGTGGGCAAG AGAATGCGAATCGCCATCATTCACGTCGGTGCCCCAGCTGGTGGTATGAACCAAGCAACCCGTGCCGCAGTTGCATACTGCCTGACCCGTGGCCATACCCCACTGGCCATTCATAACGGTTTCCCCGGATTGTGCCGTCACCACGACGACCAGCCAGTCAGCTCAGTCCGCGAGGTCACTTGGCTGGAGGCGGATAGCTGGGTCAACGAGGGTGGTTCAGACATTGGAACTAACCGTAGCCTTCCATCTGCTGATATGGAGAAAACTGCCAAGTGCTTTGAGTTGTACAAATTCGACGCCTTGTTTGTTGTTGGTGGTTTCGAGGCTTTCACAGCCGTCAGCGAGCTGCGCCAAGCTCGTGCGAAGTATGATGCGTTCAAGATCCCGCTCGTTGTGCTCCCAGCTACCATTTCTAACAACGTCCCGGGCACTGAATACTCCTTGGGCAGCGACACATGCTTGAACACCCTAATTGACTTCTGTGATGCAATCCGTCAATCCGCCTCCTCTTCTCGCCGCCGAGTGTTCGTGATTGAGACCCAAGGTGGCAAATCTGGATATATTGCGACCACAGCTGGCCTCGCGGTGGGTGCCGTGGCAGTGTATATTCCCGAGGAGGGTGTTGATATCAAGATGCTCTCACGCGACATCGACTTCCTGCGTGACAACTTCATCCGCGACAAGGGAGCTAACCGTGCAGGTAAGATCATTCTGCGTAACGAATGTGCCTCCGGCACATACACTACCCAGGTGATCGCCGACATAATCAAGGAAGAGGCAAAGGGTCGCTTCGAGTCCCGTGCCGCTGTTCCCGGTCACTTCCAACAAGGTGGCAAGCCTTCCCCAATGGATCGTGTCCGTGCTTTGCGTATGGCCATCAGGTGCATGCAGCACATCGAAGGATATGCCAATAAGAGCGGCGACGAAATCGCCGCGGACCATTTCTCCACTGCCGTGATCGGTGTCAAGGGCTCACATGTGCTCTTCTCCCCAATGGGCGGtgaaactggactggaaacCACAGAGACTGATTGGGTGCGCCGTCGCCCCAAGTCTGAGTTCTGGCTTGAATTGCAGGACGTCGTTAATGTTCTTTCTGGACGCACCCACGCTAGCACCAATGAAACCTGGTCTTGCTATGAGA ATCCTTCGACAGTCCGATCCGTCCCCTCGGTTCCCAGCTCCCCTTGA
- a CDS encoding IMP-specific 5-nucleotidase, translated as MTTRYRVEYALKTHRRDQLIEWIKGLLAVPFVLHSQPTAIYKENGEVLKTVAADTHHRYAEIMRDVENLMLDHIQHYERNAPGKSKLNLLVPSIGTFFTKLYLEDAFKYQDQQRFISRRRFVAPSFNDIRLILNSAQVIGLVRSSDVELVTFDGDVTLYDDGACLTADNPVIPRILRLLEQDRKVGIVTAAGYTDAPKYYERLQGLLDAMHDSTILTPEQKQGLIVMGGESNFLFRFDPTSDARLAYVRRSEWLLDEMQTWSDDDITELLDIAESALRACAANLNLPAAILRKDRAVGVYPVNGVRISREQLEETVLVVQNTVQRSAVGARLPFCAFNGGNDVFVDIGDKSWGVRVCQRYFGGIDPAKTLHVGDQFLSAGANDFKARLASTTAWIASPAETVELLDELEKTIHP; from the exons ATGACCACGCGATATAGAGTAGAAT ATGCCCTCAAG ACCCATCGCAGGGATCAACTA ATCGAATGGATCAAA GGTCTGCTGGCCGTCCCTTTTGTCCTGCATTCCCAGCCTACCGCTATCTACAAGGAAAATGGGGAAGTGCTGAAGACAGTCGCGGCCGATACCCACCATCGCTATGCAGAGATAATGCGTGATGTAGAGAATTTGATGCTTGATCACA TCCAACACTACGAACGCAACGCTCCCGGCAAATCCAAATTGAATCTTCTGGTGCCATCGATCGGCACTTTTTTCACCAAATTATATCTGGAAGATGCGTTCAAGTATCAAGACCAGCAACGATTCATCAGTCGCCGCCGCTTCGTGGCCCCTTCATTCAACGATATCCGACTTATCTTGAACTCCGCCCAGGTGATAGGCCTTGTTCGCTCCAGCGATGTGGAACTAGTCACGTTCGATGGAGATGTAACACTCTATGACGACGGCGCTTGTCTCACAGCCGACAACCCAGTCATCCCCCGCATTCTGCGACTCCTCGAACAGGACCGCAAGGTCGGTATTGTGACCGCGGCAGGATACACCGACGCGCCGAAGTACTACGAGCGCCTACAGGGTCTGCTCGACGCAATGCACGACTCAACAATTCTCACTCCTGAGCAGAAACAAGGACTGATCGTTATGGGCGGCGAGAGTAACTTCTTGTTCCGCTTCGACCCGACCTCGGACGCCCGACTCGCCTACGTGCGGCGGAGCGAATGGTTGCTGGATGAGATGCAGACCTGGAGTGACGACGATATTACCGAGCTTCTGGATATTGCCGAGTCGGCGCTGCGTGCCTGTGCTGCAAATCTTAATCTCCCCGCTGCTATTCTGCGCAAGGATCGTGCGGTTGGGGTGTACCCGGTAAACGGTGTTCGAATCAGTCGTGAGCAGTTGGAAGAGACGGTTTTGGTGGTGCAAAACACGGTCCAGCGCTCGGCTGTTGGGGCACGATTGCCATTCTGTGCTTTCAACGGTGGAAATGATGTGTTTGTGGATATTGGCGACAAATCATGGGGTGTGCGCGTCTGTCAGCGCTATTTTGGTGGTATTGATCCAGCTAAAACATTGCATGTTGGCGATCAGTTTTTGTCAGCTGGAGCCAATGACTTTAAG GCCCGTCTTGCTTCCACAACTGCCTGGATTGCAAGCCCTGCTGAGACGGTGGAATTACTCGATGAGCTGGAGAAGACAATACACCCGTAG
- a CDS encoding MFS quinate transporter, putative, with the protein MAGGAKKPVNIFRLKNLGEPKEVFNWRLWFAVISFGLMGAARGVDEGLISGAFNSKDFQRYINYDSYSEVQRTNIKGNVTAMVQIGSVGGALFAFLVCDRIGRIWATRQLCIIWIVGIAIFMGNSGSLGAVYAGRFIAGLGVGQTVVVAPVYLAEIAPASIRGLCTCIFTGFVYLGIVLAYFANYGCELNLGDKTHNRWLVPTSLHVIFAGLIFLLSFLQHESPRYLVKRGQLEKAISNLAKIRGLATDDEYVMREISAIQTTHAAEMEATMGSGAIGVIKETFLVPSNLYRVYLTLMAQLLSQWSGAGSITVYAPDLFKLLGVTGNNESLLVTAVFGIIKLIAAVLCALFLVDVIGRKRALLLGITFQAIAMIYIAGFLTSVPLMGVDESYTVPAGKKGASEGAIAMIYISGFGWALGWNSMQYLLTAELFPLRIRALCTSMAMTLHFANQYGNARAVPNMLLPVAKGGIDPKGTFWCFAAITIIGGVWVWFSIPETAGRSLESMDHLFALPWYKIGRYGNKDADKRDQIVDEKMEMAVQTHGTAHHIERQNSESQV; encoded by the exons ATGGCCGGTGGAGCAAAGAAACCAGTCAACATCTTCCGCCTCAAAAATCTGGGTGAGCCTAAGGAGGTCTTCAACTGGAGATTGTGGTTTGCAGTCATCTCATTTGGCCTGATGGGCGCTGCCCGAGGTGTCGATGAGGGGTTGATCTCAGGCGCTTTCAACTCTAAAGACTTTCAACGCTATATCAACTATGACTCGTACAGTGAGGTACAACGGACCAACATCAAAGGAAATGTCACCGCAATGGTCCAGATTGGATCTGTTGGAGGCGCACTTTT TGCCTTCTTAGTCTGTGATCGCATCGGTCGTATCTGGGCAACTCGCCAACTTTGTATTATATGGATCGTGGGAATCGCAATTTTCATGGGTAATAGTGGCAGCTTGGGTGCTGTCTATGCCGGTCGCTTTATTGCTGGACTCGGTGTGGGTCAGACAGTTGTCGTTGCTCCTGTATATCTTGCTGAAATT GCCCCCGCTTCTATCCGTGGACTTTGTACCTGTATCTTCACGGGCTTCGTCTACCTGGGTATTGTGCTTGCATATTTCGCCAACTATGGATGCGAGCTCAATCTCGGTGATAAGACTCACAACCGATGG CTCGTTCCCACAAGTCTGCATGTTATCTTTGCCGGCCTaatcttccttctctccTTCCTTCAGCACGAATCACCCAGATATCTGGTCAAGCGCGGCCAGCTTGAAAAGGCCATTTCCAATCTCGCAAAAATCCGTGGCCTAGCCACCGACGATGAGTATGTCATGCGCGAGATTTCCGCTATTCAAACAACGCATGCAGCTGAGATGGAAGCTACAATGGGGTCTGGCGCGATCGGCGTGATCAAGGAAACCTTCCTGGTCCCATCGAACCTCTACCGAGTCTACCTCACATTAATGGCCCAGCTCCTTTCGCAGTGGTCCGGTGCTGGTAGCATCACTGTCTACGCCCCTGATTTGTTCAAGTTGCTAGGAGTCACCGGAAACAACGAGTCTCTACTGGTCACTGCTGTGTTCGGAATCATCAAACTAATTGCCGCAGTTCTCTGTGCTCTGTTCCTAGTCGACGTTATTGGACGCAAGCgcgcccttcttcttggcatcaCCTTTCAAGCAATCGCCATGATCTATATCGCCGGCTTCTTGACCTCCGTTCCCCTAATGGGCGTCGACGAGAGCTATACGGTGCCAGCCGGCAAGAAGGGCGCTAGCGAGGGTGCCATTGCAATGATCTATATCTCTGGATTTGGATGGGCTCTGGGCTGGAATTCTATGCAGTATCTTCTGACAGCAGAGCTCTTCCCCCTTCGCATCCGTGCTCTTTGTACTTCCATGGCTATGACTCTCCACTTTGCCAACCAATATGGAAATGCGCGTGCAGTTCCCAATATGCTCCTCCCTGTCGCAAAGGGGGGGATTGACCCCAAGGGAACCTTCTGGTGCTTTGCTGCCATCACCATCATTGGTGGGGTCTGGGTCTGGTTCAGTATTCCGGAGACGGCCGGTCGCTCGCTGGAGAGTATGGACCATCTCTTTGCTTTGCCGTGGTACAAGATTGGCCGGTATGGTAACAAAGATGCCGATAAGCGTGACCAGATTGTGGATgagaagatggagatggCGGTGCAGACGCACGGAACTGCTCACCATATTGAGAGACAGAATAGCGAGAGCCAGGTTTGA